From the genome of Branchiostoma floridae strain S238N-H82 chromosome 8, Bfl_VNyyK, whole genome shotgun sequence:
AACTTGATTAATGTTGGGCACATAGCTATGTCCATCCCTTCAAATCTAGACTATAGTGAGGGTCTGCAATTGTCTGCACCTCTGGGGGCACCTCTGATAAAGCTGAATTCAGACGAATCCCCTAAAAAAATGACACACTCAAAATATAAGGGATGGCTGCTGAATTACATGGTGGCCTTGCTACGAATTACGGAAATGAAATGGCTTTGCCAAAAATAACAGGAAATCAACTTGGCTGCCTATTGCCTCTCAGAAATTAAGGGATATTCAGGCCCTccatatgatatacatgtgagTAACTGACACTAACACAGCCACATAGCCAGGCTTCAGCCTTGTGCCACTATGTAGCTGTATTTGACACCAAACTCTCCCGTAACACCAGGGATAGGATATCAGGGTAATATCATAGCTCTACGGTCCAAAAGTAGGCTGACAGCTCATTTGCCATGTATAACTGACACTCAGTCATACAGTCAGGACTGCAAACAGGATTCATTTATAGtttatacatgttatacatTTACGTGGCTGCCTGTGACACAGAagattttttattattattagagGCTTTGGAATCAAGAACATGTTATGGCAGTGTTGTGCCCCCTCCATGGTGCAGAGGAATGGTATGGCCCATAGTGATGACACCATACCCCAGGGGGTCGTGCCATTCTCCCAGGGGGGTGTCCTGCCCTATAAGGGGAAGTGATATCAGCAGGCCAGCAGGCGGTGACAGATGGGTTAGGCTCCTGCTGGGCAGCCGGAAACTTAAACATTTATCACACATTTCTCACTTATGTCTCACACATATCTTACAGATCATACTGACTATaagaaaacaggaaacatttcTCACACATTTCTCACTTATGTCTCACACATTTCTCACTTATGTCTCACACATTTCTCACTTATGTGTCACACATTTCTCACACATCAAACTGGCCTATAATAAAACAGGAAACATCACACATTTTTCACTTATGTCACAGTCACATCAAACAGGAAACATTTCTCACACATTTATCACACACGTCTCGCACATGTCTCACACACGTCTCGCACATGTCTCGTACAATTCTCACACATTTATCACTTATGTCTCACACATTTATCACTTATGTCTCACACATTTATCACTTATGTCTCACACATTTATCACACATCATACTGACTATTataaaacaggaaacatttttcaCACATTTCTCACACGTCTCACACATGTCTCGTACAATTCTCACACATTTATCACTTGTGTCTCACACATTTATCACTTATGTCTCACACATATCTCACACATCATACTGACTATTataaaacaggaaacatttttcaCACATTTCTCACACACGTCTCACACATTTCTCATACAATTTATACTGACTATaagaaaacaggaaacatgTATCTCACATTTCTTACTTATGTGTCACACATATCTTACAGATCAAACTGACTATAAtaaaacaggtaacatgtcccTCACATTTCTCACACACGTCTCACACATATCTCACACATCAAACTGACTATaagaaaacaggaaacatgTCTCACACATTTCTTGCAATGTATTTCTCACACCTTTTGTACACACCATACTGGTCTATATGATAAATTTTTACACATTAAACATGGTCTATAAATAAGTATAATAAAACATGAGAAATCATTTCATACACATCAAACCGGTCTGTAATAAAACATGAGGAAACATAATTCCTACACACCAAACTCAGCAGGTCTAGAATAAAACGGGAAACATCTCTCACACATCAAGCTGGTCTGTAATAAAACATCGatttttgtatgtgtttcttttctttctttttttttagatttgagTGTGCACAACCACTTGTGTTATTGTAGAGCTGTGACCCCACAGATACATGATTACAGTAGCACACTCAGGGAATACTTCAGCTGGTTTATTACGGAGCTTTGACTCTACTCATACAttacagtactctccaagcagaggttaggctgtttTTGATGAttgtttagtcgtttttatcaggctttctattttgtattgtatctagTATTGTCAAAAGCTAACAGGCCCGGAGCcttaaacctctgcttggagactaacatTACAGCAGCACACAGGGAATACTTCAGCTGGTTTATTATGGAACGGTGACCCTACAGATTACTGTACCATAGCACACAGGGAATATCATGGAACGGTGACCCTACAGATTCTATAGCACACAGGGAATATCATGGAAAGGTGACCCTACAGATTACTGTAGCACATAGGGAATATCATGGAACGGTGACCCTACAGATACTGTAGCACACAGGGAATATCATGGAACGGTGACCCTACAGATTCTATAGCACACAGGGAATATCATGGAACGGTGACCCTACAGATTCTATAGCACATAGGGAATATCATGGAACGGTGACCATACAGATACTGTAGCACATAGGAAAATGATTATGGAGCGCTCTACAGGTACATTAAAGTAGCGCACAGGGAATACTCAATCCTTGATCTAAGCCACAGGTGGAGCACTTCACGCTACATTCACTGCAACTCTTCCTTCTCACAACAACGCTCGCTCGCAAATCAAGTGGAATCTGGCTCATTATGGGTGCTGACTGACGTCAGTGCTAATTGCTGATTCCATAACGAGGGTCCAATTTTGGTTCATCAAGCCAGAGAGTGAGTGAGGGCGGCGCAGATTGCAGTCTTCTAACCTGTAATTTTAGTTTTGCTGCAACTTGCCGAAGACAGGTGGTTACTTTGCTCTGTCCACAACCTGCTGAATTCCATGGGTGAAAATGCTGCCTGTGGCAACCTTCTCAACTAACTTTTTGGCACATCCAACCCCCCCTCCCATTAGTTTCGCTGCAACTTGCCGAAGATAGGTCACCATGCTTTTTTTGCTCTGTCTTCAACCTGCTGGATTCCATGGGTGAAAAGGCTGCCTGTGGCAACCTTCTCAACTATATACTTAACTTTTTGGCACCCCCAACCCCACATTAGTATAAACTCCATGGATGACTCCACAGTCAAAATCTCTACAGTGTGTGAGATTAGATGCCAGGGTGGGATCAGCGGATATCGGAGTGTGCTGGGTGGGCAGACCTACAAGACCAGTTGCTGACTGCTCAGTATAAATGATGATGTCTGTAGCTTTACATCCCTTCTGTTTGAGAATAACCGGGCGTGTCAACCATGGGCCTGCCGCCGCAGCCTTACCCCAGTGACAAGAAGGTTCCAGAAAGTCCATTCTTCCCTGTTATTGAAGACTATTAAAACATGCTCTAGATGGGTTAGAGTTGGAGTTAAATTGTCATTATTGTCCATTCTTCCCTGTTACACTGACTATTAGCTATATTATAAAGCTACATGCTGCAGTTGGGGTAGAGTTGGAGTTAAATACTATCTCTGTTATTCTGTTCCAGACATAGCTACATGCTGTACACCCCCCTGCTATAATGGCGTGTTCGGCCTCGCCTGGCGGAGTGGCCGAGATGAGCGAGGCGTTTCGCGAGCGTTCCCGTAAAGAACGAGAGAAGCTGCGGACCAGCCTGGCGGAGCAGCTGGCCTGGGACATGATGAGGTCAGAACCTGCAAACTTTGTTATAgggtaaacatgtaaacatcaacatgtaaacatcaacatgtaaacatcaacatgtaaacatcaacatgtaaacatcaacatgtaaacataaacatggaaacataaacattgaaacataaacatgtaaacatcaacatgtaaacatcaacatgTAAACATAAACATGGAAACATAAACGTGGAAACATCAACATGTAAACATAAACATTGaaacataaacatgtaaacatcaacatgtaaacatcaacatgtaaacatcaacatgTAAACATAAACATGGAAACATAAACATGGAAACAAAAACatggaaacacaaacatgcaaacacaaacatgtcaacacaaacatgtcaacataaacatgtaaacacaaacatgtaaacataaacatgtaaacacaaacacggaaacatgtaaacataaacTTGGAAACATAAACATGGAAATACAAACATGGAAACACAACATGAAAACACAAACatggaaacacaaacatggaaacacaaatgtaaacataaacatgtaaacacataatgtaaacataaacatggaaacacaaacatggaAACATAAGCatggaaacacaaacatggaaacacaaacatggaAACACAAAAATGGGAACACAATAACATGCAAACAcaatcatttttttgtaaacacaaacatggaaacaaaatatGTACCCGGGTCACCCCTTGAATTGTAATGTTGTTGATCCCCCGAAGTGTAATGTTTTTGttatctccccccccccctgaagTGTAATGTTGTCCCCCCTAAAGTGTAATGTTGTCCCCCCTGAAGTGTAATATTGCCCACCCTGAAGTGTAATGTTTAATGTTGTTCCCCCTGCAGACTTTACGAGGAGGCGCAGACAGTGGATACCCAGTTCCTGGTGTCGGGTGTCCAGTTTCCCGCGCACCGCGCCGTCCTGCGCGCCCGGCTGCCCCAGCTCAGTGACAAGTTCCTGCCGTGCCACGCCCCCGGCACCGTTGCCATGGTTCCCGTCttcaaacatgtcaaacacGACGAGTTCAAGGATCTGCTGCTGTAAGTACTTTCTATTATGAtctgggtggggtggggtggggtgtcGGGAGAAGCTGCAGTAGTGGATAGACCTGTAGCCTCTAACCTTTGCCCTTTGTCCCACAGCTCGGTGTACACCGGGGAGGATCTGAGTTTGTGTCGGGAGAAGCTGCAGAAGTGGATAGAcctgtaacctctgacctttgccctttgTCCCACAGCTCGGTGTACGCCGGGGAGGATCTGAGTTTGTGTCGGGAGAAGCTGCAGTAGTGGATAGACCTGTAACCTCTAACCTTTGCCCTTTGTCCCACAGCTCGTTGTACACCGCGGAGGATCTGAGTTCGTGTCGGGAGAAGCTGCAGAAGTGGATAGacttgtaacctctgacctttgctCTTTGTCCCACAGCTCGGTGTACACCGGGGAGGATCTGAGTTCGTGTCGGGAGAAGCTGCAGAAGTGGATAGacttgtaacctctgacctttgctCTTTGTCCCACAGCTCGGTGTACACTGGGGAGGATCTCGGCGCGTGTCGGGAGAAGCTGCAGAAGTGGATAGACTtataacctctgacctttgtCCCACAGCTCGGTGTACACCGGGGAGGATCGAGTTTGTGTCGGGAGAAGCTGCAGAAGTGGATAGacttgtaacctctgacctttgtCCCACAGCTCAGTGTACACCGGGGAGGATCTGAGTTTGTGTCGGGAGAAGATGCAGAAGTGGATAGacttgtaacctctgacctttgccctttgTCCCACAGCTCGGTGTACACCGGGGAGGATCTGAGTTTGTGTTGGGAGAAGCTGCAGAAGTTGATAGacttgtaacctctgacctttgccctttgTCCCACAGCTCGGTGTACACCGGGGAGGATCTGAGTTTGTGTCGGGAGAAGCTGCAGAAGTGGATAGacttgtaacctctgacctttgccctttgTCCCACAGCTCGGTGTACGCCGGGGAGGATCTGAGTTTGTGTCGGGAGAAGCTGCAGTAGTGGATAGACCTGTAACCTCTAACCTTTGCCCTTTGTCCCACAGCTCGTTGTACACCGCGGAGGATCTGAGTTCGTGTCGGGAGAAGCTGCAGAAGTGGATAGacttgtaacctctgacctttgctCTTTGTCCCACAGCTCGGTGTACACCGGGGAGGATCTGAGCCCATGTCGGGAGAAGCTGCAGAAGTGGATAGACCTGTACGGCAGTGGCGACACCCTCCGAGAGGCGAGTCTGAGCGTTATATCCGAGATAGACGAGGAGATCGGCGTGGAGTCCGTTGCAGACATTCCTGACGAGAACGCTAACCCCGCCGACGCCCGGCAACCAGCTGACGCCCGGCAACTGGACGGTAGTGACTCCGGCATCTCTCCGGAGGGGAGTGCTGCAGTGCATGCTGGGACTGTGCAGGGGAAGGATTCTGGGATTGTTCCTCCCGTCAACGGTAACCTTGCCGACCACAGCGAGAGCCAATCAGATCtggacgatgatgatgactccTCCTCCACAGCTACTTACTCCAGCGAGGACTCTTCTGAGTCTGGGAGCTACAATGTGGAGGATGGGGGCCACTCGGACCTTTCGCTGGACAGTCTGGGGGGCAAGAAGCACGATGTGGCGGGGAGCACTATCCTGGAGGTAcgtacataaacaaacaaacaaacaccaggtACACGCACATGTACGGGGGCCACTCGGACCCTGCACTGGACAGTCTGGGGGGCAAGAAGCACGATGTGGCCGGGAGCACTATTCTGGAGGTAcggacataaacaaacaaacaaacaaacaccaggtacacacacatgtacggGGGCCACTCGGACCCTTCGCTAGACAGTCTGGGGGGCAAGAAGCACGATGTGGCGGGGAGCACTATCCTGGAGGTAGgtacctaaacaaacaaacaaacaaacactaggTACACACACAGGTACGGGGGCCACTCGGACCTTTCGCTAGACAGCTTGGGGGGCAAGAAGCATGATGTGGCCGGGAGCACTATCCTGGAGGTAcgtacataaacaaacaacaaacaaacaccaagtACCCGCACCATGTTCGGGGGTCACTCGGACCCTTCACTGGACTGTCTGTGGGTAAGAAAGCACTATGTTGCCGGGAGCACCATCCTGGAGGNNNNNNNNNNNNNNNNNNNNNNNNNNNNNNNNNNNNNNNNNNNNNNNNNNNNNNNNNNNNNNNNNNNNNNNNNNNNNNNNNNNNNNNNNNNNNNNNNNNNCTAAGGTTACCTGGTGGTTGAGGTTCTTAACTTCGAATCTAAATGTTTTGGggaggaaaaaaatcattttctacgACTGCTTTGTTCGCAAACTAAAGTTTAGCCTATAACGAAAAAGGTGTGGTATAGTCTGAAACTAAAGTGTAGCCTATAACGAAAAAGGTGTGGTATAGTCTGAAAATTAAGTGTAGCCTATAACGAAAAAAGGTGTTGTATAGTCTGAAACTTAAGTGTAGCCTATAACGAAAAAGGTGTGGTATAGTCTGAAACTAAAGTGTAGCCTATAACGAAAAAGGTGTGGTATAGTCTGAAACTAAAGTGTAGCCTATGACGAAAAACGTGTAGTTTAGTCTTACTTTAAGCTTAGTTTCAACTGACATGAAACAGACAATAAAGGTCAGAAACAAACAATCGATTGAGTCATGAAAGCATGTGCTTTTGTAGATTTGGCAAGCTAAGGTTTTCCTTCGTTATGAAAGACACTAGTACTGTTTCCAATAGTCCCTCTTCAGTCCGTTTGAGAGGGAAAATCGGTCACAATTTGGGGAACCTTTGAAGGCCTAAGAGCTCGCAGTTCTGTTTTCAGTACCCTCAGGCAGACAGGTATGGAATATGCACGTCTCGTTATCATTACGTGATGTCATCACCAAAAGGTCGAAATGTCAACTCTCAACTACCGGTTTGTTACGGAGAGGACGTTGACTTACTAGGCTGGATATGGCTATCTCTCCGGGCTATAGCTAAAGTAGATCCGTCAAGACGAGCCAAAAACATTCAACATGGACAACGACACAGTTTTTTTCGTACTGCTGACTTGCCTGGTCGCCTCCGACAGTGTCCAGGGAACGCTGCAGTTGTCAGCGAACGTCCCAGAAAACGCTCACGCGGGGGAAACCGTCACCAGCGTTCGGCCGGCCATGGAAGAAGGTCGGGAGGAAGTAAGATGTGAAATTGTCGCCGGAGACAAGAACAGACGCTTTCGTGTGACCGACTGCGTGATCCAAGTGGCGCGTCCGTTGGATTACGGCGTCGACCCGAGCTATAACCTCACGGTAAACGTCACCGGGTCTTCCGGAAACCCCGAGCAGCTGTATGTTGATGTACAAGTCCAAGACGTGGAGGGATACCCGCCTGTTTACAACGACACGTGCGAAATGCCAGTGTGGACAGAAAAGGGGAAGTCAGACAATTTTTTGTTCGATACGAAATGGACAGCACAGCTGATGACAATGGATATTGGAGAAGTGTCCATTTCAAAGTACATCAATCACGTTTATAGTAAGGCACCGGTTCCGTTTAGcaagcagatgtatggataCACCGATAACAGTAACTGTTCTGTACAGTTTGTATGGGAACCCTGGCATGCGTATGACACCAGATTCACTCAGTCATTTTGGGATGCCCAATTGCGTTGCGTGCATTGTTTTAATTCGGTAGATGAGGAATCTGTCCTCAAATTTGAGCTGCTGCACAGTTATACAGGGTTTGCTCGCATGTGTTATTTAGGGCCTATTCCTCGTACTGATAGATTCTTTATATTGGCCGGTTCGTTCACACTGTCGTCAATAAAATTGAATCATTTCATGTGCAATCTACCAGACGAAACGTTTGTGGATTTCATAGTAAATGGCAAACGACGCGAAGTAATCCCTTTGCTTTTCGAATTTGATGTCGAGCCAGTCGGATGTCCCCCTAACAAGTACGGTGTGTTGTGTGACCAGAACTGCACCTGTGAGAACGGTGCCCGCTGCCATGGGCTGAACGGGGCCTGCAAGTGTCAGCCTGGATGGCAGGGTGTCGTCTGCGACATACCTCACAGTACAGTGGTCATCATCGCGACCACTAGCGACTCGCGACAGATTTACATCTCCGGTTCTGTAACGCTGCACTGCAGGGTTTTCCATCTGGCTGCTGACAGGATGATGTGGACATTTCCTAATAAAACGGAAAAGTGGCTGCAGGGCGCTCAGGAAGATCGTGTAAGGATCCACAACATACAGTCCGAACACAACGGTACCTACACCTGTACTGTGTTAACGGGAGATGGGGCGGTCGTTAACGCAAGTTATGAGCTTCAGGCCGTCGCTTGTCCTCCCGGAAAAACGGGTGAATCGTGCGAAGAGGAGTGCGTCTGTAGCCATGGTGGCAGCTGTGACCGGTGGGCCGGCTGTGTGTGTCcgccgggatggacaggaacCACGTGTCAGACCTCCTGCCCAGTTGGCAGCTACGGACAGGGTTGCAGCAGGCGGTGTCGGTGTCAGCATGACGCCACCTGCTCCCCTACCGACGGCCGGTGTAACTGCACGGAGGGCTGGTTCGGCAGTAACTGCAGCAGGCCCTGTCCCGCAGGTCTGTACGGAAGGAAATGTCGGCATGCTTGTGCCTGTAAGAACAGCGCCACGTGCCACAACGTGGACGGGACCTGCACCTGCGTGTCACCCTGGACTGGTAAGAGGTGTGATGTCACCGAACACCCCGAAACAGACTCGAACACGTTCCCGTTGTCTCTCCAGATTGTCATACTGATGGTACTGACTCTCCTTGTTGCTGCAATAGTAGTGTTAATTCTCTACAAACGAAAGAAGGCTACACAGGCGGCAAACGAAGACCGTCTAGAGGAAGCCACAGCTCTACTGGAGCTGAGAAACATGGAAGACGACCTTGCACAGAGTTTGCAGCCCGGCTGGCTCAACCGATGGGAGAGGAACGCCGATGATCTGACTCTGGACGAACTGGTCGGGCTGGGCGCGTTCGCACAGATCAGGAGAGGACGGCTTCGCACGGCtggcgctgacgtcacggtggcGGTCAAGTCCGTCCGCATAGAGGACAGGCGGTGCTACCGAGCCTTCTGCCGGGAAGTCGCCGCGCTGATAGCCGTGCACGAAAACGGTGAGGAACAAAATACCGGATATCCAAACATCGTCAAGCTCTTTGGGGTTGTCACGACGTCCACACCGAAGTGTATTCTCCTGGAATTTGCTGCCAAAGGCGAACTTTTGCTCATTCTGAAACAACAACCTCGGCTGAATGGTTCTCTTGGCAGGTTTGCCCGCTATGCCGTCCAGATATCCCGTGCCCTGGAGGAGCTCCGACGTCTGCGTATCGCTCACGGTGACGTGGCCGCCCGAAACGTCCTGGTCAGCGGCGATGACGTCGCCAAACTTGCTGACTTCGGTCTAGCTCATGACGTCTACGCCGAGACTACCTACGTGTCCTCAGGCAATGACGACGTCGACGAACTTCTGCCCCTGAAGTGGATGGCTCTGGAGTCGCTGGAGTCTCGCGAGTTCACGTGCGAGAGCGACACGTGGTcgttcggcgtgctgctgtgggagatcgccgcCTTCGGGGAGGAGCCCAGCTACCAGCGCCAGCGCCAACTGAGTTGTCCCAAGTTGGTGGGGCTCCTGAGGCAGGGGCTCCGTCTGGACAGGCCGCCCGGATGTCCGGACAAgctgtatgacgtcatgaagtcGTGTTGGCGGGAGGAGCCGTCGGCAAGACCAGAGCCGGCAGAACTGGAGCAGAGGCTGACGGAATGTGGCCAAGAGATGGACGCACTTCTGGTTGTGGAGAAGGAAACTTCTGTATAGCTGAGGGAGATATGTCgctatataatgttacaattgATATAAGAACTTCAGAAATGTTTTCCCGTCTATGAAATGGACAGACTTACTGCTAGGGTTTTTTTTGTGCCTTGTGTCGTGCTTGAAGTCGGGTATTGTTATGTGATTGTAATAAAGAGCTTACATGTGTTCTGTTCGTTGTACTGTACTAATGTCCACAAGCATTTCATGATAAGCAATAGACTACGTTGGCCTTGGCAAGAAGTTGAAAAGTCTAATTGACTATGACacgtactttgaacatggctacaATTCGTAAACTGTAGCCATGCATTCGCTAAATACAAAAGTTGCCTTCTGTGAGGGACAACCACCACGCAACTAAAAGTCAagacccgaaactctacaagcattccTTCTAGGAAGTACATAGATGtacctttgacaagaagttgaataagaattctATTTAACTTTCACACGTAGAGTTCTTTGAACATGGCAAAAATTCCATTCGGAACGCCCAAAGTGTCCTACATTTTAGGACAATCACGTGACAATCAAACAAGAACACATGTTGCAACGATGCGTTTAATAGATATTCTAATCATCTATATACCAGGTACAAATTCCAAGCGAAAGAAATAACAGTTCAGCACTTAGTGTTATCAAGTTGGGCGAATTTATTACATTTTCAAAGCTTGAAAGCTTGTTTACGGATTGTCCCAGGGAATAAATATATATCTCTCTGAAAATcttacaattttgaaaaaaaagcctaaatgtCAGTTTATTCTGggatattgttttattttgacgATACGTTCAAATGTGTTGCATTGATTATGCCGTATAGTATGCTGACTTCCGTGTTTTATGAAATGCAAAATTTGGATTAAATGACCAGAAAACTTGACTTGACCGATACTATGGCACCAAGTTGAGAGTTTTGATCTAAAGGACaactattttgaggggttgtggaacAAGTACTTAGCCTGGGTCAAGGGAATCAAGGGAAATTACATAAAGTCATACATTATATCATAATGGATTGAAAACAAATCAAGTTTGATGCACTAAATGCACTACGACAACAGGTAGTTACCAGAATGCCGAAAGGTGACCCACAAAACTTCCGTACAGACTAAAGACTATAGACATTACACAAATCACGTAGACATCAGATTTTAAAAACTGCACTACGTCTCAAGGTACCCGAAAGAtgaattgttattgttattgtggtGGCTTCCTAAaggtgatgatttttttttcagcttgAACTATTTAGGCTTTACTTTCTAACCCATACATGTTCACGCTATTCCGATTGCGAAGTCACGGAGTTCACCAATCGTACTAAGTTCTCGTCACGATCGCCGTGTGTCGGAATGGTGTGGCCGTGTcgtcaagtactagtatacagcaATCACTGTGGCTTATTCGGGTTAGCAACAACAGGTGGGAGTGGAACTTCTTAACTCTAGATCCAGAAGCACCTTCACTTGTCGCCAtattagagggtctgcatggggaggtcctgacaacgctttacgctaaattcgggatggcTGACAGGACAGGAAAGACGGAAGTCACTTGTGAACAGTCTTACCGCCCCTACGGCTTCCTGAGCTACgggactgatggatggatggatggatggatggatggatgactACGCTTTACGTTGAATTAAAGAAGGCTACCGAATGCTTCACGCATCatcccactacgaattacgtaaaataagATAGCTTCattacgaattacgggaaatcaAACAGGTCtccctacgccttacggaaaagagcatgcagaccctcatattaCACGCGCACATTTCTACCGATTAGCGTTAACGATCGACCTGTCGTCCTTAGGAACAATGATTGGATAGACACAAGTCACATCTGTTTGTCACTTTCGGCCTGCTTCCTTCTTGTAAAGAAGCCGCTTAACTTGTTCAACCCACTTTTCGTTTATCGTGAAATCCGACCCGAGAACTGTCCCAACAAGGGTTCTCTTTCTCTCTCNNNNNNNNNNNNNNNNNNNNNNNNNNNNNNNNNNNNNNNNNNNNNNNNNNNNNNNNNNNNNNNNNNNNNNNNNNNNNNNNNNNNNNNNNNNNNNNNNNNNNNNNNNNNNNNNNNNNNNNNNNNNNNNNNNNNNNNNNNNNNNNNNNNNNNNNNNNNNNNNNNNNNNNNNNNNNNNNNNNNNNNNNNNNNNNNNNNNNNNNNNNNNNNNNNNNNNNNNNNNNNNNNNNNNNNNNNNNNNNNNNNNNNNNNNNNNNNNNNNNNNNNNNNNNNNNNNNNNNNNNNNNNNNNNNNNNNNNNNNNNNNNNNNNNNNNNNNNNNNNNNNNNNNNNNNNNNNNNNNNNNNNNNNNNNNNNNNNNNNNNNNNNNNNNNNNNNNNNNNNNNNNNNNNNNNNNNNNNNNNNNNNNNNNNNNNNNNNNNNNNNNNNNNNNNNNNNNNNNNNNNNNNNNNNNNNNNNNNNNNNNNNNNNNNNNNNNNNNNNNNNNNNNNNNNNNNNNNNNNNNNNNNNNNNNNNNNNNNNNNNNNNNNNNNNNNNNNNNNNNNNNNNNNNNNNNNNNNNNNNNNNNNNNNNNNNNNNNNNNNNNNNNNNNNNNNNNNNNNNNNNNNNNNNNNNNNNNNNNNNNNNNNNNNNNNNNNNNNNNNNNNNNNNNNNNNNNNNNNNNNNNNNNNNNNNNNNNNNNNNNNNNN
Proteins encoded in this window:
- the LOC118422048 gene encoding uncharacterized protein LOC118422048, which codes for MACSASPGGVAEMSEAFRERSRKEREKLRTSLAEQLAWDMMRLYEEAQTVDTQFLVSGVQFPAHRAVLRARLPQLSDKFLPCHAPGTVAMVPVFKHVKHDEFKDLLLSVYTGEDLSPCREKLQKWIDLYGSGDTLREASLSVISEIDEEIGVESVADIPDENANPADARQPADARQLDGSDSGISPEGSAAVHAGTVQGKDSGIVPPVNGNLADHSESQSDLDDDDDSSSTATYSSEDSSESGSYNVEDGGHSDLSLDSLGGKKHDVAGSTILEVRT
- the LOC118421742 gene encoding tyrosine-protein kinase receptor Tie-1-like, whose amino-acid sequence is MDNDTVFFVLLTCLVASDSVQGTLQLSANVPENAHAGETVTSVRPAMEEGREEVRCEIVAGDKNRRFRVTDCVIQVARPLDYGVDPSYNLTVNVTGSSGNPEQLYVDVQVQDVEGYPPVYNDTCEMPVWTEKGKSDNFLFDTKWTAQLMTMDIGEVSISKYINHVYSKAPVPFSKQMYGYTDNSNCSVQFVWEPWHAYDTRFTQSFWDAQLRCVHCFNSVDEESVLKFELLHSYTGFARMCYLGPIPRTDRFFILAGSFTLSSIKLNHFMCNLPDETFVDFIVNGKRREVIPLLFEFDVEPVGCPPNKYGVLCDQNCTCENGARCHGLNGACKCQPGWQGVVCDIPHSTVVIIATTSDSRQIYISGSVTLHCRVFHLAADRMMWTFPNKTEKWLQGAQEDRVRIHNIQSEHNGTYTCTVLTGDGAVVNASYELQAVACPPGKTGESCEEECVCSHGGSCDRWAGCVCPPGWTGTTCQTSCPVGSYGQGCSRRCRCQHDATCSPTDGRCNCTEGWFGSNCSRPCPAGLYGRKCRHACACKNSATCHNVDGTCTCVSPWTGKRCDVTEHPETDSNTFPLSLQIVILMVLTLLVAAIVVLILYKRKKATQAANEDRLEEATALLELRNMEDDLAQSLQPGWLNRWERNADDLTLDELVGLGAFAQIRRGRLRTAGADVTVAVKSVRIEDRRCYRAFCREVAALIAVHENGEEQNTGYPNIVKLFGVVTTSTPKCILLEFAAKGELLLILKQQPRLNGSLGRFARYAVQISRALEELRRLRIAHGDVAARNVLVSGDDVAKLADFGLAHDVYAETTYVSSGNDDVDELLPLKWMALESLESREFTCESDTWSFGVLLWEIAAFGEEPSYQRQRQLSCPKLVGLLRQGLRLDRPPGCPDKLYDVMKSCWREEPSARPEPAELEQRLTECGQEMDALLVVEKETSV